A single Alcanivorax borkumensis SK2 DNA region contains:
- the cyoA gene encoding ubiquinol oxidase subunit II, whose protein sequence is MQLFKYLRGASLTLLVTALLAGCDAVVMSPSGDVAVQQRDLLVWATVLMLLVIVPVIVLTLWFAWHYREANTKANYKPDWNHSTVLELVIWSVPLMIIIALGAMTWVSTHKLDPYRPLDRIDAHTPVPATLEPLTVEVVALDWKWLFIYPEQGIATVNELAAPVNHPIRFKITASTMMNSFFIPAMAGQIYAMAGMETKLHGVINEPGVYKGFSANYSGAGYSQMKFDFHGLSEEDFDDWVAKVKASEGNLSRDEYLQLEAPSIDEPVSYYGEVDPTLYYGIFNRCVEPGQVCMEDMMYHAGMNKHAGHHADAKANHEGHQDHEGNAGHPHHGGHHE, encoded by the coding sequence ATGCAATTATTCAAATACTTGCGTGGAGCGTCGTTGACGTTGCTTGTCACCGCCTTGCTTGCGGGTTGCGACGCAGTCGTGATGTCCCCCTCTGGTGACGTGGCCGTGCAACAACGGGATCTGCTTGTGTGGGCCACGGTCTTGATGCTGCTTGTCATTGTGCCGGTGATCGTGCTGACGTTGTGGTTTGCTTGGCATTACCGGGAAGCCAACACGAAAGCCAACTACAAACCCGATTGGAACCATTCCACCGTGCTGGAACTGGTGATCTGGTCTGTTCCCCTCATGATTATCATCGCGCTGGGCGCCATGACCTGGGTGAGTACCCATAAGTTAGACCCCTACCGTCCGCTGGACCGCATTGATGCGCACACACCGGTGCCGGCGACGCTGGAGCCGCTCACCGTGGAAGTGGTGGCGCTGGATTGGAAGTGGTTGTTTATCTATCCGGAGCAGGGAATTGCCACCGTCAATGAATTGGCGGCGCCGGTGAATCATCCTATTCGCTTCAAGATTACCGCCTCTACCATGATGAATTCTTTCTTTATTCCGGCCATGGCCGGGCAGATCTATGCCATGGCAGGCATGGAAACAAAGCTACACGGGGTGATCAACGAGCCGGGTGTCTATAAAGGCTTTTCGGCTAACTACAGTGGCGCGGGTTACTCACAGATGAAGTTTGATTTCCACGGGTTAAGCGAAGAGGACTTCGATGACTGGGTGGCGAAGGTGAAGGCCAGCGAGGGAAATCTGAGCCGTGATGAATACCTGCAACTGGAAGCGCCGAGTATTGATGAACCGGTGAGCTATTACGGTGAAGTGGATCCAACACTTTACTACGGCATTTTTAATCGCTGTGTAGAGCCAGGCCAAGTCTGTATGGAAGACATGATGTACCACGCAGGGATGAATAAGCATGCAGGGCATCACGCTGATGCCAAGGCTAACCATGAAGGTCATCAAGATCACGAAGGTAATGCCGGCCACCCGCACCATGGAGGCCACCATGAATAA
- a CDS encoding MFS transporter, translating to MSQTSSASMPSKPGHSSVAPNEIAVGVVIGRTSEYFDFFVYGIASVLIFPQLFFPFTGQLQGMLYAFMVFALAFVARPFGTALFMWIQRQWGRGIKLTTALFLLGTATAGIAFLPGYEQLGGHAIVLLALFRMMQGIAFGGSWDGLPSLLALNAPKESRSWYTMIGQLGAPLGFVIASALFLYLYNSLSAADFMSWGWRYPFFVAFAINVVALFARLRLVLGEEYTEAMQESELEPIRTSEMVREEGHNIFIGSFAALASYALFHVVTIFPLSWIAFQGSQTTAEVLTVQVLGGFVGIIATICSGWIAARIGKRTTVGALAAMIGVFSLLTPLLMGGSPVMQDTFILLGFALLGVSYGQASGTVTANFAPRFRYTGAALTSDFAWLFGAAFAPLVALGLSAKFGLMSVTVYLLSGVICTLLALAVNQSLEEQAEE from the coding sequence ATGTCTCAGACCTCTTCGGCTTCGATGCCGAGCAAACCCGGCCACAGCTCCGTGGCCCCAAACGAAATCGCCGTGGGTGTGGTCATCGGCCGTACCTCCGAGTATTTCGACTTTTTTGTCTACGGCATCGCCTCCGTGCTGATCTTTCCTCAGCTGTTCTTCCCGTTTACCGGTCAGCTGCAAGGAATGCTCTATGCCTTCATGGTGTTTGCGCTGGCCTTTGTGGCACGGCCCTTTGGTACCGCCCTGTTCATGTGGATCCAGCGACAGTGGGGCCGCGGCATCAAACTCACCACCGCCCTCTTCCTTCTCGGCACAGCCACTGCGGGCATTGCCTTCCTGCCCGGTTATGAACAACTCGGCGGCCATGCCATCGTGCTGCTGGCCCTGTTTCGGATGATGCAAGGGATCGCCTTCGGCGGTTCCTGGGATGGCCTCCCTTCATTACTGGCCCTAAACGCCCCCAAAGAAAGCCGCAGCTGGTACACCATGATTGGCCAGCTGGGCGCCCCCCTTGGCTTCGTGATCGCCAGCGCCCTGTTCCTGTATCTTTATAACAGCCTGAGCGCTGCGGATTTCATGAGCTGGGGTTGGCGTTATCCGTTCTTCGTGGCATTCGCCATCAACGTGGTCGCCCTATTCGCGCGGCTGCGCTTGGTGCTAGGCGAGGAATACACCGAAGCCATGCAGGAAAGTGAACTGGAACCCATTCGCACCAGCGAGATGGTGCGAGAGGAGGGCCACAATATTTTTATCGGCTCCTTTGCCGCCTTGGCCAGCTATGCGCTATTTCATGTGGTAACCATTTTTCCACTGTCATGGATTGCCTTCCAGGGCAGCCAGACCACCGCCGAAGTGCTCACCGTACAAGTATTGGGTGGCTTCGTGGGCATCATCGCCACCATCTGCTCCGGCTGGATCGCCGCCCGCATCGGCAAACGCACCACCGTGGGCGCCCTGGCCGCCATGATTGGCGTATTCAGCCTTCTCACCCCACTGCTAATGGGCGGTAGCCCGGTCATGCAAGACACCTTCATTCTGCTGGGCTTTGCTTTGCTCGGAGTGTCCTACGGCCAAGCATCCGGCACAGTGACGGCCAACTTCGCCCCGCGCTTTCGCTACACCGGCGCCGCCCTCACTTCTGATTTCGCTTGGTTGTTCGGTGCCGCCTTCGCCCCGCTGGTTGCCCTGGGCCTGTCCGCCAAATTCGGACTCATGTCGGTGACCGTATACCTGCTATCCGGCGTCATTTGCACCCTGCTGGCGCTAGCCGTTAACCAGTCGCTGGAGGAGCAGGCAGAGGAGTGA